The window GCCGGACAATGATGATGACCGCCAGGAGAACCGCCACATTGATCGTCAGAACCATGAGCCCCCTCCTCCGAACGCGCACCCTTTGGTTCAGATGTAGCGAGCACGGATTCGACGGGCAGCGCATATGCCGGGGGATGGCAACAAAGGACGTACAAACGGCCGGAACCGCGGGGTTGCGCCGATGCGCCGACTCCTGGCCTCCGGGACGGAGCAACCGGCAGCACGACGATCAATCCGTGGTGCGGGGCATCGCGGCTGCCACCGTCCGGAAGGCTTCCAGACGCGGCTCAAGGTCTCCGGGGGGACCGGCGAGTGAGACCAGGAGGAAGTCCGCGATGGTCCGCGCGATCCCCTCGGACGCCTCTGTGAAGTCGCCGGGCGAGTCCGGGTCCTCCCGCGCCGTCTGTGCCCACTCCCTCATGCCGCGGACCAGCACGCTGGAGAGCGCTGCCGCCAGATCCTGCCGTTCGGCCGGCGGGGCCTGGTCCGCCGCTGCTTCCACAATGCCCGCGGAGGTGACGACCAGGTCCAGGAAGTCGACGAGCAGGAACCTGGTCGGAGGCATGCCGTGGTCATCGAGGCGCGCCATCGTCGCGTCATCGCCTCCCGTGACCGCCCATATGTAGTCGACGGCCCGCAGGATCTGATCAGGAGTCATAGCGCCACGGTACGGACCGGCGGGCTCCTCGTCAGCCCGGTCCGGGCGCCTGCTCCCAGGCGTCCGGCCGCGCGGCCCCCGCGCCGCGCGGAACGGGCCCACCGGTCGCCGGTCCCCTCGCCCGCCCGCGCCGCCGTTTCCTTGCCTCCCCACCTCTCTCTTCACCAGGTCCAAGGGGCGGAAAGCGGGCGTAGAGGGGATGTCAGAGCCGAAACCGCGTGGTGGCCTGCGACAACTCGAAAGCCCGCGCAACAGTTGTCGCACCCCCTAGGCGCAACCTCCAGCGCAACCCTTGTCGCAACCCCGACCACGGCGAGGGGTGCCGTAGAGAAGTAGTCGGCGCCCGGGAGCTCCCGCCGCGACCCCTTGTCTTCCTGCTCAGACCCCTTGTCCGCGACAGCCCCGACGTGGGCGTGGGGCAAGTCGTAGGGCTACTCGTACGGCAAGTCGTAGGGCAACTCGTAGGGCAACTCGTAGGGCAAGTCGTAGGGCAAGTCAGTCGTAGCCGCGGCGGCGACCCGGTGGCGGCATACAACCACTCGGCTGACCACGCCCGCAGCTGCCTGGGAGGGTGGAAGGCATCCCAGATGCCATGGACTCTGCCGGAGCCGATGCTCACCGACGCGGTACGCAGCCCCGCCCTGCCGGCGTCGTCGGCCGCGGAGCCGAAGTGGGACGGATTCCGGGCCGCCCTCTCCGTCGACGACGGCCAGGTGGTGCTGCGCTCACGCCGCGGCACCCAGATGGCACCCGCGTTCCCCGAAGTCGTGGCCGGCGCCGCGCAGCTGCCGGACGCCACCGCCCTGGACGGCGAACTCATCGTGTGGGACACGGGCGGGCGTCTCGCGTTCGAGCAGCTGCAGAACCGGCTGCACCGCCGCGGCCCCGCAGCCCTCCAGGCCGCCGCACAGCAGCCGGCGCACTTCGTCGCCTTCGACGTCCTGCGCCTGGCAGGCACCACCACCCTGACGTGGCCCTACTCGCGGCGCCGCGCCGCACTTGAGAAACTGTTCCGCGAGCATCAGCTGACGGCGCCGTGGGCACTGTGCCCGTCGACCACCGACCCGGACACCGTGCGCGAGTGGCTGACATCGTGGACCGCAGCCGGCCTCGAAGGCGTCGTCTTCAAAAGGCTCGACAGCCCGTACCGACCCTCAGTCAAAGGGTGGTTGAAGTACAAAGTGCGCGAGACGACCGAGGCCATCGTTGGCGCGGTCATCGGCCCACCGACGGCCCCGCGCACGCTTCTGCTCGGCAGATACGACACCGCCGGCCACTTCCAGTACACCGGCCGCACCACCACACTCCCCCAGACGGTCGGCCGCACGGTCGCCGCTCTGCTCACTCCTGCAGAGGCCGGTCACCCGTGGACGGGCTGGTCCTTCTCTGCCGGGTGGGGCAGCCGGGAGACGCTGGACGTCACCCTGGTCCGGCCCGAACTGGTCGTGGAAGTCGGCGTCGACGTCGCCCGGGACGGTTCCGGGCGCTGGCGGCACCCGGCCCGCTGGCACCGCATGCGGCCCGACCTCTTCCCTGGCGACGTCACGCTCTTCGGCAGCCCTGGATAGTCTCCCGGCTCCCCGGCCGCTGCTCTGTGTGCGTCAGTTTGGAACCTTCGGCCCGACAGGGGTTGATGGGAGCACAGAGCTGGTGCCGCCAAAATCCGCGGGACTTCCCCAATTGGGGAAGTCCCGCTCAGGTGGGGATCAGCCCTCAACGAGTTCGGCATCCACGATGACGTCCCCGTCGACGGTGTCGGCGTCGACCTTCACCTTGCTGAGGATTCGGCCGATGCGGCGGATGGTGTCTTGCTGTCGCTGGGCTCCTTCGCCGCTACGGGCCTTGCTCGCGACTTTGTCCTCTGTTGCGTCCTCGACTGCCTGCCGCGCCGCATTCAGCAGCTGCAGCGCCGCGTCCACTGGGTCTGAGCTCCGGCCGGACGGGCCGCCCTGCTCGCCCTCAAGTTCACCCCGCTGCGAGGGCATGACCGCTTCGGGTGCAGCCGTCCAGGCGGCACTGACCGCCTGGCTACGCTCAGCCGGACCGGAGAACTCCTGCGAGCGCCGGCGCGTCATGCCGTGCGTAGGCCCCGTCAGCGCAGTTCGTCGCCGTACGCGTCCGCGGCCGGGCGCCCGCTGCGCAAGCCGTAGATCAGGATTGCCAGCTCATTCACCGCGTCCCGGGCCTCGTTCCTGTCCAGACCCGCATCGATGACCTCCAGCGCCGCGGCTGCCGCCACCCTCACCGGACGGGGCAGTCCGTCACAGGCAGCAAGCCGGTAGGCGACCGTCCGGCGCGCCTGCCGTTCCTGCGCACTGGTCCGGGGTGACCCGAATGAAGTAGCCGCGAGGGCTAGGGGCGAGTGCGCCGGTTTTCCGTACTCAAGTCCCCGCACAATGCGCAGATGGACCCGGTAACGCTGGTGGCGCTGATCGGAGTAGCGGGGACCGTGATCGCCGCGGTGGCCGGTGTGGTGGGCGCTGTCCGGACGGCGGGGATCAACGCTCGCGCCCAGGCGTCTGTTGAGGACCTGAAGTCGAGGCGTGTCGCTTACAGCGCCTGTGCTGCCGCCCTCCTGGTGCAGCGAGACGCAGCTCGACGACTGATGAGCACCTTGAACGTTCCCGACTTGGACGGGGACAGGGCGAAGCAGCGGGTAGCGCGGGCTCAAGCGCTTCACGACGACATTGGGACGACGGTGGGCGCGGTCGCCGTTGAGGGTCCTGAGGCGGTGACCGATGCCGCGATGAGTGCCGCCGAGCTCCTCAGTGCATGGCTGGACGAACTGGCCTGGTGGCTCGAACTGGGACGGCCTGATCATCAGCGCAAAATCATCGTTGAGCTTAGTGGCCGCGCGGAAGAGAAGGTGGAGCGCTTCACGGCAGCATGCCGTGAAGCGCTGCATCCTGATGATGGCCGCAGACGGCGCCTTGGGCCGCTGAAGCGGCTGAGCCTACGCAGGTACGTCCGTCGGCATGGTGGCCCGTACGGATGGTCCGGCTGGGACTGATGCCGCGCCAGCCGCCCCCGATGCTCCCGCGATGACGGCGGCTAGTCCTGCGTCCACGTGTTCAGTTCACTCTGGCTTCGGGAGTCGGATGGCGACGGCCCTGTCGATCTGCTGGAGGGTCGCCCCGATCTCCTGGATGAGTGGGACGGCAACGTCTGGCTGCGCTTCGACAGCCCGGCGGGCTGCTGCCTTGTTCACCTTCTTCGCAGCTTCCTGGAGTGCGGCAAGGGTGGCGTGCAGGCGCTCGATGTCCTTCGCTGCGAGAGGGCCGGCGTTGCTGTTACTGGGCTCCGGGCTGCGCTCCCCTTTTGGGGAGTCCGTGCCGAGCGAGCTGATGTCGGGGACCGAGTCGTCCTTCTCGCCGCTGCCGGGCTTGTCGTCCGGGGTGTCCAGGAGGCTTCGGACACGACGGCCGATGTCGGCGGCGTCGGCGTCCTTGGGAAGGAACCCGAGACCGTTGACCACTTTTTCGACAATCTCGCCGGTGACGCGGGTCCTGCACCGGGCGATGGTGTCGTAGACCGTGATGGCGACCTTGTCGTTCGTCTGACGGCGCAGCTCGGTCATCTTGCGGACGTGGAACTCCAGCGGCTTGTGACCGAGGTTGGCGAGGGCCTCGCCGACGCGCCATTCGTCGATCAGCCGGTAGAGCTGGGATTCGGAGACCTCCCAGGTGTCCCACACCCATTCGGCGAAGTTGGGGTTCTCCTCGCGGTGCAGCTTGGCGGTGCTCATGGTCTCGAACGACTTGCCCGCGATCCAGAAAGCTGTACGGAGGTTGTCGACTCCGGCCTTGCAGGCTTCGAGATCCTCGCGCTCCTTGTCAGAGAGTTCGTCGTCGCTGTGCGGCTGATACGGGGCCGGGATCAGGGACAGGGCCGTGCCGGGGAGCGGCTTCACGACGACGCTCGCCGCGGCGGCGGTAGCGGGCAGGCCGCCGAACAGGCCGCCGGCCTGAGGCTGCTGTGCTTGTGTGGTGTCGACGTCGAACAGGCCAGCCATCAGGCCACGCTCCCGCAGTGCTCGAAGATCTCAGTGGTCAGTTCCCGCATCTCCTTGGAGAGCGGGGTGATCGTGTCAGGAACTATGTCGGCCCCGGTCGCGCGGCCGGCTCTCACGTCAGCCGGTGTCGCGGACACCGGCAGCAGATCGGCGTACTCGCTGAACAGCAGCCCCTTCTTACGGGCGTTGCGGGCCGGGACTTCGCGGTAGCCGACGATCGTGTCCAGGATCGGGGTGCCCTCGCCGAGCGTCGCGCGGATGTCCTTGCGGACGTCTGCGTGCATGAGGGTGGCCGCACGGTTCGAGCCGTAGAGGAACGCCCCGGCCATCTGGAGGTGGGGGTTCACCTGCTGCTTGACGACCTTGAAGTTCTTGCTGATTCGCTCCATGCCCGAGATGGACGAATCGTCGGAGCGGGTCGGAACGATCAGTGTCCGGGCGCTGCCGAGGACCAGCTGCTCAAGGGAGTCCTGTTCCGGGGCGCTGTCGAAGATGATGCGGTCGTACAGGGGGGCGATCGGCGCGAGGGAGCGGGCGAGGCTGAGGACGACGCCGGCACCTTCCTGCATCATGCGCAGCATCAGCAGGTTCGAGATGTCCGCGACCTGCGGGCCGCCGGGCAGCACGTCAAGGTTGGGGCGGACTTCGCGGATCGGCTGGAGCGGGACGCGGTCGTGGATCGCCCGGTACAGGCCCTGGCCGTCTATGGCGGAAGGTCCCGGCGGGTGGACACCGCGGCCGAAGCGCTTGATGCCGAGGTCGTCGTCGTCCTGGCCCGTCACACAGATGAGGAGGGTGCGGTACCCGGCTTCCGCGGAGTGACCGGCAAGGTGCGCGGCCACGGTGCTCTTGCCGACACCGCCCTTGCCGGTGCCGACAGCGATGCTTTTGTCAGGGGGCTCGATCGCTTGCCCGGCACTCTGGTTCAGCACGAGGTGCCCTTCCTTGTTGCTCATTGTGGACCGCGCCGTGCGCGGCACAAGAGGCATCTTGGCACACCCTCATTCCTTGCCAGCACTGGCTTGCGGGCATCACTCCCCTATTGGGGAGTCCACTCGGACTGCATGATCCATCGAGCGGTGGACGGTGGGGAGTTGACGTTCTCCAGCCCCGGAACCGGGCGCGCCGGTGCTGCTGCCGTGCCCGGCGGGATCGATGGGGCGGGCTGGCGGCTGCACCTAGCTGATCTTGTGCGGCTGGCCGGAGGCAGAGACGGGCCCGGCATTCAAGAGCGGTGCGCATTGAATCCCGATGCTGTCGGCGGTGGACTGCGCTCAGTTCCCGTCCGGCGCAAGGAAGTTGCGCCGCTAACTCCGGTTA is drawn from Streptomyces umbrinus and contains these coding sequences:
- a CDS encoding ParA family protein, translated to MLNQSAGQAIEPPDKSIAVGTGKGGVGKSTVAAHLAGHSAEAGYRTLLICVTGQDDDDLGIKRFGRGVHPPGPSAIDGQGLYRAIHDRVPLQPIREVRPNLDVLPGGPQVADISNLLMLRMMQEGAGVVLSLARSLAPIAPLYDRIIFDSAPEQDSLEQLVLGSARTLIVPTRSDDSSISGMERISKNFKVVKQQVNPHLQMAGAFLYGSNRAATLMHADVRKDIRATLGEGTPILDTIVGYREVPARNARKKGLLFSEYADLLPVSATPADVRAGRATGADIVPDTITPLSKEMRELTTEIFEHCGSVA
- a CDS encoding ATP-dependent DNA ligase, with product MPWTLPEPMLTDAVRSPALPASSAAEPKWDGFRAALSVDDGQVVLRSRRGTQMAPAFPEVVAGAAQLPDATALDGELIVWDTGGRLAFEQLQNRLHRRGPAALQAAAQQPAHFVAFDVLRLAGTTTLTWPYSRRRAALEKLFREHQLTAPWALCPSTTDPDTVREWLTSWTAAGLEGVVFKRLDSPYRPSVKGWLKYKVRETTEAIVGAVIGPPTAPRTLLLGRYDTAGHFQYTGRTTTLPQTVGRTVAALLTPAEAGHPWTGWSFSAGWGSRETLDVTLVRPELVVEVGVDVARDGSGRWRHPARWHRMRPDLFPGDVTLFGSPG